A single region of the Shumkonia mesophila genome encodes:
- a CDS encoding GGDEF domain-containing protein, protein MTLHKTISRIQSAPARRDSSLVATVALLADLVEKSHSHPIPAASPARREVAELAVAAAVDTETKLRELERRIVALERLAVTDPLTGLLNRRGVRRALQGTLSAARRYGEQGVVISIDLDGFKFVNDTYGHAVGDKVLKQVARILSEGVRETDCVGRVGGDEFVVILTRAPWEDGLRRAGILESQLNSTAVNIDGRTIMVRASCGTQTYGSDDDAPTLLDRADNEMYRRKRTKSGQPDGIPANNN, encoded by the coding sequence GTGACCCTCCATAAGACCATCAGCCGGATTCAGTCGGCGCCCGCCCGGCGGGACAGCAGCCTTGTGGCAACCGTGGCCCTGCTGGCGGATCTTGTGGAAAAGTCGCACAGCCACCCAATCCCCGCCGCTTCCCCCGCGCGGCGCGAAGTCGCCGAGCTTGCCGTCGCCGCCGCCGTCGACACCGAAACCAAGCTGCGCGAGCTGGAACGGCGCATCGTCGCCCTGGAGCGCCTGGCCGTGACGGACCCGTTGACCGGCCTGCTCAACCGCCGCGGCGTCCGGCGGGCCTTGCAGGGGACCCTGTCGGCGGCCCGGCGTTACGGCGAGCAGGGTGTGGTGATATCCATCGACCTCGACGGCTTCAAATTCGTCAACGACACCTACGGCCACGCGGTCGGCGACAAGGTCTTGAAGCAGGTCGCGCGAATCCTCAGCGAGGGAGTCCGCGAAACCGATTGTGTCGGGCGCGTCGGCGGCGACGAATTCGTCGTCATCCTGACCCGCGCCCCATGGGAAGACGGGCTCAGGCGGGCCGGCATCCTGGAAAGCCAACTGAACAGCACCGCCGTCAATATCGACGGGCGGACGATCATGGTGCGCGCCAGCTGCGGAACCCAGACCTACGGCAGCGACGACGACGCCCCCACCCTGCTCGATCGCGCCGACAACGAGATGTACCGCCGCAAGCGGACGAAGTCGGGCCAGCCTGACGGAATCCCGGCCAACAACAACTGA
- the aspS gene encoding aspartate--tRNA ligase translates to MHPYRTHTCGELRLDHAGQPARLSGWINRKRDHGNLLFVDLRDHYGLTQCVIDVSSPLFAKVEKVRPESVVTVTGRVVKRSEDTINPNLPTGQVELAVDDFQVESAAEQLPMQVYGDTEYPDDIRLRYRFLDLRRERLHNNIILRNRIISSIRRRMIDQGFMEFQTPILTASSPEGARDFLVPSRIHPGKFYALPQAPQQFKQLIMVSGFDRYFQIAPCFRDEDARADRTPGEFYQLDFEMAYVTQEDVFAAIEPVLGGIFEEFANGRTVTPPPFPHITYADALLKYGVDKPDLRNPLVIADVTQEFKGGGFGLFSRNIETGSIVRAIPGPGAAAKPRSFFDKLNEWAREEGHGGLGYAVFADGGAKGAIANNLEADRLAAVRQKVGVGEGDAVFFVCAERKVAEKFAGQVRERICDELGLREKDTFKFCWVVDFPMYERNEETGQIEFSHNPFSMPQGGLEALNTKDPLDILAFQYDIVCNGIELSSGAIRNHRPEIMYKAFEIAGYGPEVVETKFGGMLRAFQYGAPPHGGSAPGIDRIVMLLADEANLREVIMFPMNQQAQDLLMGAPSEVRPEQLRELHIKIELPKAKAKTPKAAS, encoded by the coding sequence ATGCATCCCTATCGCACCCACACCTGCGGCGAACTGAGGCTGGACCATGCCGGCCAGCCGGCCCGGCTGTCGGGATGGATCAACCGCAAGCGCGATCATGGGAATCTGTTGTTCGTCGACCTGCGCGACCATTACGGGCTGACCCAGTGCGTCATCGACGTGTCGAGCCCGCTGTTCGCCAAGGTCGAGAAGGTGCGCCCGGAGTCGGTGGTCACCGTGACGGGGCGCGTGGTGAAGCGCTCCGAGGATACCATCAATCCCAACCTGCCGACCGGGCAGGTCGAACTGGCGGTCGACGACTTCCAGGTGGAATCGGCGGCCGAGCAGTTGCCGATGCAGGTCTATGGCGACACCGAATACCCCGACGACATCCGCCTGCGCTATCGCTTCCTGGATCTGCGCCGCGAGCGGCTGCACAACAACATCATCCTGCGCAACAGGATCATTTCCTCCATCCGCCGGCGCATGATCGACCAGGGCTTCATGGAGTTCCAGACGCCGATCCTGACCGCCAGCTCGCCCGAAGGCGCGCGCGACTTCCTGGTGCCCTCGCGCATCCATCCCGGAAAGTTCTATGCCCTGCCGCAGGCGCCCCAGCAGTTCAAGCAGCTGATCATGGTGTCGGGGTTCGATCGCTATTTCCAGATCGCGCCCTGCTTCCGCGACGAGGACGCGCGGGCCGACCGCACGCCGGGCGAGTTCTACCAGCTCGACTTCGAGATGGCCTACGTCACCCAGGAAGACGTCTTCGCCGCCATCGAGCCGGTGCTGGGCGGCATCTTCGAGGAATTCGCCAACGGCCGCACCGTGACGCCGCCGCCGTTCCCGCACATCACCTATGCCGACGCGCTGCTCAAGTACGGCGTCGACAAGCCGGACCTGCGCAACCCGCTGGTCATCGCCGACGTCACCCAGGAGTTCAAGGGCGGCGGCTTCGGCCTGTTCTCGCGCAACATCGAAACGGGTTCCATCGTGCGCGCCATTCCCGGCCCCGGCGCCGCCGCCAAGCCGCGCAGCTTCTTCGACAAGCTGAACGAATGGGCGCGCGAGGAAGGGCACGGCGGGCTTGGCTATGCCGTCTTCGCCGACGGCGGCGCCAAGGGGGCGATTGCCAACAACCTCGAAGCCGACCGTCTGGCCGCCGTGCGCCAGAAGGTGGGGGTGGGCGAGGGCGATGCCGTCTTCTTCGTCTGCGCCGAGAGGAAGGTGGCCGAGAAGTTCGCGGGTCAGGTGCGCGAGCGGATCTGCGACGAGTTGGGTCTGCGCGAGAAGGACACCTTCAAGTTCTGCTGGGTGGTCGACTTCCCGATGTACGAGCGCAACGAGGAGACGGGGCAGATCGAGTTCTCCCACAACCCGTTCTCGATGCCGCAGGGCGGGCTGGAGGCCTTGAACACCAAGGACCCGCTCGACATCCTGGCCTTCCAGTACGACATCGTGTGCAACGGCATCGAGCTTTCCAGCGGCGCCATCCGCAACCATCGCCCCGAGATCATGTACAAGGCCTTCGAGATCGCCGGCTATGGCCCCGAGGTGGTGGAAACCAAGTTCGGCGGCATGCTGCGCGCCTTCCAGTATGGCGCCCCGCCGCATGGCGGCTCGGCCCCCGGCATCGATCGCATCGTCATGCTGCTGGCCGACGAGGCGAACTTGCGCGAGGTCATCATGTTCCCGATGAACCAGCAGGCCCAGGACCTGCTGATGGGCGCCCCCTCCGAGGTGCGCCCCGAACAGCTGCGCGAGCTGCACATCAAGATCGAACTGCCGAAGGCCAAGGCGAAGACCCCGAAGGCGGCCTCGTAA